The genomic region ACACCAAAGGCAGAACCCTTTGCCCTGGCATAAACTCCACCAAAGTGGGGGGCCGGTCGCAATCCCGGCGCGGGTGGGAGCCGGAGGAAATCGTCAAGCAGATCCGGCTCAGCCGCACCCAGCACGGCGTAAGCGGCCACGTTCACTGGAATATGAAGAGCCTCATGCGCAATGCCGCGTTTGACGAGCAACTCCAACGGGAGGTCTATCAGCAACCAGCTCTAATGCCGCCGTCTCCCTGGCTTGGCCGGGCCCAACCGGCCATGCCGAAGCTCACTATAGCTAAAATGCGGTCGGGTTCGCCGCCACGCATCAACTGGACGCCGGGCGGTCAGGGAACGGTTTGGCTCTGGCTTTTGCAGACGCAAACGCGGGGCGAGTGGACGACGGAAATTCTGCCCGGCAAGCAGACCTCTCGTTCCTGGAATGGCTCATTGCCGAATGTCGTGGCGGTTTCCGCGGTCAACCGCAATGGCGAAACCAGTTCGCCGAGTGTGCTTCAAACGTCAGGTAACACCAGATGACCGTCGAGCGCTGGGCGTCCCGGCGGGGAGGGTTACTCGCGCATTGCACGGTGCAAGCCCGCACCAGGGAGCACACCCGCCCAAGCGGCGAGTGGTTCTACCTTGGCCAATACAGGGAGCGCGAAGGGTTCCTCCGGAAGCTTGCGTTCCCGGGGAAGAAAATCCATGCCGGCTTTGCGCGCAACGCTTTCCAGAAAGCGGCGGGTCAGGCCGGACTGAGCGTCAGGCTGCACCGGCACGGCGATCAGCGCGACCAAGGCGCTGGTCCGCGTCAGACGGTGTGGCAGCCATTCATCCACCCACAAGTACAGGCTCAACGGCAATTCCGCTGCGTCCCGGAGGGAAACAATCAGCACATCCGCCCGCATTGCCGCCCGCCCTGCAGCTGCCAGGGCGTCGGGGTGCGCTAAGTCGTTGACCCGCCAGGATTTGCTGGAGATTCCGCCGCTGCCAATTAATTGCTCCACACGAGCCCACAAGTCCATCGCCCAGTGGTGAGTAAGGTGATCCTGGTAGATAACAACAACATTCAGCGCGGGCTCAGGACCATTAGCGGTTGCGGCGGTGGAATCCAATTGGGAATCCGGTTCCAATAGCAGTTTTTGCTGCATGTTGCTCAAGGGTTGAAGTTATAGATCTGTTTCCGCCGGCACCTGTGCCGCAGCCAAATAACGTCGATCACGGCCTGTTCCCCGGTCATGGCGGGAAGCGTCAGACGGGAACGGTTATCTCGAACAAATCCGGCGTTTCGGATGAGCCAACCGCCTCCCTTCATCGGAAGGCCGCTCCGAAACGCCGGATCCCCGACTACCGCACCTCACGCTTTACTCCCGCACTTGCATTAACCACATATCCGCAACTCATGCTCTCTCTTGCTACGTGTCTGCCTGGGCTGCTTTCAGCCAAACCGTTCACTGTTCCCACCGTTCTCCCGGCGCTCGTTAGAAATCACACGCACAATAGGGCACTACACTCTGGAACGCATAGTCGGGAAAAGCGGAGAACCTATGTCGGGGAGTTCCCTGACAAACCTGTGGTCCTACTGTATGCATCCGTCCTTGGAGAACCGCGGCTCATGCGCGGCGCGGACGTCCCCGCAGCGCGGCTTACTGGAAAGGCTGGACGAACGAGTGATCTTCATTCAACCACCCTTGCCGCAATGCATATTGCACCATTTCCGTCCGGCTGCGCAGGCCCAGCTTTTCGCCGATGCGGACGCGGTAAGTCTCCACGGTCTTAATGCTCAAGCCAAGGTTGCCGGCAATCTCCTTGTTGCTGTAGCCCCAAGCCAGCAAGATGAGCACTTCCCGCTCGCGCTCGCTCAGGTCGGCTGCTGGAAGGCCATTCTTGCCGGACGGTTCTCTGGCGTGGCCGCGCAGGGCTTTGTTGGCCACCGTCGGGTCGAAGTGCAGTGCGCCGCCCGCCACGGCACGGATGGCCCGGATCAGGTCATCGCCCGCCGAGCGTTTGAGCACGTAGCCAACGGCACCCGCCTTGCACAACTGCAGCAAATAACTGGCGTCCTCGTGAACCGTCAGGGCAACTACTTTGACGGACGGTTGTTCCGCTTTGAGCCGTTCGGTTGCCTGCAAGCCGTTGAGCTTCGGCATCGAAAGGTCCATGACCACCACGTCAGGTTTGAGCTCGCACGCCTTCTCGATCGCTTCCTTGCCATCAGCGGCCTCTCCCACCACACGCATATCGCGCTGGCTGTCAATCAGCAGCCGCAGGCCATCCCGAACAACCTCATGATCGTCGGCTAAAAGGACACGGGTCTTCTTCATAACATAGGCGCCAGCGGCAGCCGCACGAATACTGTGGTGCCGGCGCCCGGGTTTGACTCGATCTCGACCGAGCCGCCGACCAGTCTGGCCCGCTCTTGCATCCCCAACAAGCCCAACTTCCCCTCGGTCGGGGAAGCGTTAAAGAGGGCCGCCGCCTCGAAGCCCTTGCCATCGTCCTCAATGATCAGCGATACGTGGTCGCCACGGCGTTCGAGCAAGACACTGACGCGGCGGGCGTCGGCGTGGCGGAAGACGTTGGTAAGTGCCTCGCGCGTGATCCGGTAAAGGGCGGTCTCCAGCTCCGGCGCCAGCCGGCTCCCGGTCGTGCCGCGGCTGTGGAAGTCCACCGGCACTCCGCTGAGTCCCGCCCATTCATCCGCGTAACGGCGAAGCGCCATCTCCAGGCCGAAATCGTCAAGGGCGGCCGGCCTCAACTCCCAAGCCAGGCGATGAATATCCCGCATCAGACTGTCAGCAAGTAGTTCGAGTTGGGCGGCGCTCTGGAGCTGTGAGGGCGGGCACGAATATCCTTTGCGAACGACCTGGAGACCCAGCTTAAGCGCGGTGAGATCCTGCCCCAGGCGGTCGTGCAATTCGCGCGAGATGCGCCCGCGTTCAGTCTCCTCGGCTGCCGCCAACCGACGCAGCACCTCGCGGTGAGCTGCCTCAGCGCGCTCGCGCCGGGCAATTTCTCCCTGCAAGGCCCGGTTGGCCTCCGACAGCTCACCTGTCCGCTGCCGTACGCGCACGTCAAGTTGATCCCGCTCCCGCTGTAAATTGGCTTCCGCCTGCCTAAGCGCCGTTTCGGCGCACTTTCGCTCGATGGCGTAACGAATCGCCCGGGTCGTTTGACGCCCATAGGCCTGCCCCTTGATCAGGTAATCCTGAATGCCGTGCCGCACCGCCTCGAGCCCCGCTTCTTCATCCGCCTGTCCTGTCAGCACCACAATAGGCAGCTCGGGCGCCTGGGCGCGCGCCCGCACAAACGTCTCCCGCCCCGCGCTGTCCGGCAGGGTGAGGTCCAGCAGCATGACATCGTAAGCCTTGGTCTTCAATTGGGCGACTGCATCCGCCCAACTTTCGGTGTGCGTGAAACTGAATCCGCCGCCCCCGTCCTGAAGCAAGGATTCCTGCAACAAGGCGGCGTCAGACGGGCTGTCTTCCACCAGAAGAACTTTTACGGTGGACGGTTCCATAGTTCGTGCCCTTCATACCATTCTTCGGCACGGAAGTCAGCCTCCATTATTGCCTACGCCGGGACGCGAGTGACACATTCTCGCAAAGGTTGCGTCGTTTTTCCCGGGCTCGTTAACAGGACGGCCGCAGGAGAAGTCGCGGTGGCGAATTCACGATGGGTCAATCGGCCCGTGCAGGCGGGGAGAATACTGGTTGTGCAGCAGCCAGAAGTCACGCAGAGCCAGGACTTTGGATTTCAGTTCCTCCAGCGAACTGGGCTTTACCATGTAGGCGTTGGCGCCCACGTCATACGCCCGAGTGACGTCATCAGGCCGGCTAGAGGAGGTAAACACCACCACCGGCAGGCTCCGCAATAACGGCTGTTGTCGAATCCAATCCAGGACCTCGAAGCCCGACCAGTAAGGCAGGTTCAGGTCCAGCAGCACCAGCCCGGGAAAGGGATACAGTCGGCGGTCAGTGAACGGTGCGTTGCC from Candidatus Paceibacterota bacterium harbors:
- a CDS encoding response regulator transcription factor, whose protein sequence is MKKTRVLLADDHEVVRDGLRLLIDSQRDMRVVGEAADGKEAIEKACELKPDVVVMDLSMPKLNGLQATERLKAEQPSVKVVALTVHEDASYLLQLCKAGAVGYVLKRSAGDDLIRAIRAVAGGALHFDPTVANKALRGHAREPSGKNGLPAADLSEREREVLILLAWGYSNKEIAGNLGLSIKTVETYRVRIGEKLGLRSRTEMVQYALRQGWLNEDHSFVQPFQ
- a CDS encoding response regulator, which produces MEPSTVKVLLVEDSPSDAALLQESLLQDGGGGFSFTHTESWADAVAQLKTKAYDVMLLDLTLPDSAGRETFVRARAQAPELPIVVLTGQADEEAGLEAVRHGIQDYLIKGQAYGRQTTRAIRYAIERKCAETALRQAEANLQRERDQLDVRVRQRTGELSEANRALQGEIARRERAEAAHREVLRRLAAAEETERGRISRELHDRLGQDLTALKLGLQVVRKGYSCPPSQLQSAAQLELLADSLMRDIHRLAWELRPAALDDFGLEMALRRYADEWAGLSGVPVDFHSRGTTGSRLAPELETALYRITREALTNVFRHADARRVSVLLERRGDHVSLIIEDDGKGFEAAALFNASPTEGKLGLLGMQERARLVGGSVEIESNPGAGTTVFVRLPLAPML
- a CDS encoding response regulator is translated as MNSLVILYVEDEETDVLLLQHVLSRAGITNLVKTVTDGKAAKDYLAGNAPFTDRRLYPFPGLVLLDLNLPYWSGFEVLDWIRQQPLLRSLPVVVFTSSSRPDDVTRAYDVGANAYMVKPSSLEELKSKVLALRDFWLLHNQYSPRLHGPIDPS